In a genomic window of Tripterygium wilfordii isolate XIE 37 chromosome 8, ASM1340144v1, whole genome shotgun sequence:
- the LOC120003416 gene encoding uncharacterized protein LOC120003416 isoform X1 yields the protein MYAETGLFFPYLQNFSPENQQLEEYCKSQKPNASLGNLLQTSTISEYDLGGEGDLFKAPEPIIEEPIIGVDPMTLAISMISFADDIILSQGLKVADIESIQSDQLLNDVFYGCSNDLMAKAAIESPLSEVLDIKIPIDHTSENQIQDNNWLPDLPFQKSVSSSCLTSMEWVQGAVVEPSYLDFPRVDLREVYGIRRAFSEGDIETLGNGNVSLIHSPIEQPIIIGSCTAKDRREKLSRYRNKKTKRNFGRKIKYACRKALADSQPRVRGRFAKTEDSSDISKSNSF from the exons ATGTACGCGGAAACAGGGCTGTTCTTCCcttatcttcaaaatttttctcCAGAAAATCAGCAGCTTGAAGAGTACTGTAAATCCCAGAAACCCAATGCTTCATTG GGCAACCTACTTCAGACCTCTACCATATCAGAATATGATTTGGGGGGAGAAGGGGATCTTTTTAAGGCTCCAGAACCGATCATTGAAGAACCTATTATTGGTGTTGATCCCATGACATTGGCCATTTCAATGATTTCCTTTGCGGATGACATCATCCTCTCGCAAGGACTCAAGGTTGCAGATATTGAATCAATTCAAAGCGACCAGCTTCTGAATGATGTGTTCTACGGGTGCAGCAATGATCTCATGGCAAAAGCTGCTATAGAATCACCGCTCTCCGAGGTTCTGGATATCAAGATTCCTATTGATCATACCAGTGAGAACCAAATTCAAGACAACAATTGGCTTCCTGATTTGCCATTTCAGAAAAGCGTCAGCTCAAGTTGTTTAACCTCAATGGAGTGGGTGCAAGGTGCTGTTGTGGAGCCTAGTTATCTGGATTTTCCTAGAGTGGATCTTAGAGAAGTTTATGGGATACGAAGAGCATTTAGTGAAGGAGACATAGAG ACTCTTGGTAATGGTAATGTGAGTCTCATCCACTCTCCCATTGAGCAGCCCATTATTATTGGCAGTTGCACTGCCAAGGATAGGAGGGAAAAGCTTTCCAGGTATCGGAACAAGAAGACAAAGAGGAACTTTGGTAGAAAAATCAAG TACGCTTGTAGGAAAGCTCTTGCAGACAGTCAACCAAGGGTCCGAGGAAGGTTTGCTAAGACTGAAGATTCTTCTGACATTTCCAAGAGCAATAGCTTCTAA
- the LOC120003856 gene encoding vesicle transport protein SFT2B, translating to MWGLSRLISEDDDEDRGESLLEEDSDALCSLSPMQRIYVFAACLVAGLACMFLSLIVFAKPIKFALLFTFGNVLAVGSTVFLIGPGKQLSMMFDPVRLYATAIYIGCVVLSLICALWIHNKILTLIAIICEICALIWYSLSYIPFARRMVSNLMIRLCDTEL from the exons ATGTGGGGGTTGAGCAGATTGATATCAGAAGACGATGATGAAGACAGAGGAGAAAGCTTATTGGAGGAAGATTCTGATGCTCTgtgctctctctctcctatGCAA AGGATCTACGTGTTTGCTGCATGTCTGGTTGCTGGTCTGGCTTGTATGTTCCTG TCTTTGATTGTGTTTGCCAAGCCCATCAAATTTGCATTGTTGTTCACCTTTGGCAATGTGTTGGCAGTTGGAAG CACAGTATTCCTCATTGGCCCAGGGAAGCAACTGAGTATGATGTTTGATCCTGTCCGTCTTTATGCAACAGCTATTTACATTGGATGTGTTGTGTTATCTCTCATTTGTGCTCTGTGG ATTCATAACAAAATACTAACATTAATTGCAATCATATGCGAGATTTGTGCTCTCATTTG GTACAGTTTGAGCTACATACCATTTGCTCGGAGAATGGTTTCTAATTTAATGATCCGATTATGTGACACTGAGCTTTAG
- the LOC120003416 gene encoding two-component response regulator-like APRR9 isoform X3 — protein MTLAISMISFADDIILSQGLKVADIESIQSDQLLNDVFYGCSNDLMAKAAIESPLSEVLDIKIPIDHTSENQIQDNNWLPDLPFQKSVSSSCLTSMEWVQGAVVEPSYLDFPRVDLREVYGIRRAFSEGDIETLGNGNVSLIHSPIEQPIIIGSCTAKDRREKLSRYRNKKTKRNFGRKIKYACRKALADSQPRVRGRFAKTEDSSDISKSNSF, from the exons ATGACATTGGCCATTTCAATGATTTCCTTTGCGGATGACATCATCCTCTCGCAAGGACTCAAGGTTGCAGATATTGAATCAATTCAAAGCGACCAGCTTCTGAATGATGTGTTCTACGGGTGCAGCAATGATCTCATGGCAAAAGCTGCTATAGAATCACCGCTCTCCGAGGTTCTGGATATCAAGATTCCTATTGATCATACCAGTGAGAACCAAATTCAAGACAACAATTGGCTTCCTGATTTGCCATTTCAGAAAAGCGTCAGCTCAAGTTGTTTAACCTCAATGGAGTGGGTGCAAGGTGCTGTTGTGGAGCCTAGTTATCTGGATTTTCCTAGAGTGGATCTTAGAGAAGTTTATGGGATACGAAGAGCATTTAGTGAAGGAGACATAGAG ACTCTTGGTAATGGTAATGTGAGTCTCATCCACTCTCCCATTGAGCAGCCCATTATTATTGGCAGTTGCACTGCCAAGGATAGGAGGGAAAAGCTTTCCAGGTATCGGAACAAGAAGACAAAGAGGAACTTTGGTAGAAAAATCAAG TACGCTTGTAGGAAAGCTCTTGCAGACAGTCAACCAAGGGTCCGAGGAAGGTTTGCTAAGACTGAAGATTCTTCTGACATTTCCAAGAGCAATAGCTTCTAA
- the LOC120003855 gene encoding uncharacterized protein LOC120003855 isoform X2 has protein sequence MDNQFERRIKIKRGGSGDGDKHQDVGDVHGRRQSSKDDITKDRRLKDEKHKDERYRDKYREDMDKDNRHRDENMTRDHIHSRSDEKYLRDGKETTEVRQGKSKTQETDRDRERDNDRNDLVRDYDVDHNNYHERDRDCDRSRDLDRNRVCNHDRGRDRDRDCDWDWDRDRDRDRDRDRDREWDRDVDHDGSYLDDRSARYKDSRGKKRSPDDPDDYHDKKSRGLRAPYLDVEKKSLSSGKVEPDADRRRSQARQAHQETTVGVSRSKSSPSSSSHGVPDEYRHFQSEDLKYRDGETEQRSRQNSSRDATGFSGSLERASKYRSSERPGKPDDGYMGELSAERPSSSKASPIGLVDGSSSSMGLERKYMSRTGARRSLDVEESGRRSSASMGARDSSVAEDRFGRDLPLADGSPQADSSFYSRSNQGISSSFVTPPTTFRGGVGSPSVMGSLEEDTQVSNGAHYRRNSDANLARVPGNAWRGLPNWSSPVPNGFIPFQHGPPQGGFQTMMPQFSSPHMFGVRPSMDINPPGIPYPFPDADRFSGHLRLLGWQNMMDGSGPPHLHGWNGSNGVYRDEPHMYGGPDWDQNRHHVNGRGWESSGDAWKRQNSDVSMDLPPMSQKEDLPMQSMVDDVHTGQVGQKSQYENNHGTVEPTKTASIVTSPSKEMPKSSPEVTHEKSSDPTKISNEDGVIQFCRAYLSKLDISTELTDPELYGQCMTLLNVEQNGTADREINILVSLKDGGRAISKSSSSFLGLKLLPAADDSVFQRAMYLYKKQRVNLGTLENVCGGALDIISASNFEKMEEPVDVCNVERVEEPNSISDTAMQDAPDEEKAEVVVAAVPGDKLEEPVPICDLAIPEVPNQDKAEPAAVSAEDKLEEPASTPSRVVQDQVTHTPNKLEVSNDGSPVEPVQNLSGEEVDRITTEQSNREDSRGDFIATSDDASCAALVLVTDSKGNKEMSKGEASGDAVCGPSPLFLSDGSPNASGTLLPGSNESVILSRIHHSPESTH, from the exons ATGGATAACCAGTTTGAGAGACGAATTAAGATAAAGAGAGGTGGTTCTGGTGATGGGGATAAGCATCAGGATGTTGGAGATGTCCATGGCAGACGCCAATCTTCTAAGGATGATATTACCAAGGACAGAAGATTAAAGGATGAAAAGCATAAGGATGAAAGATACAGAGATAAATACCGAGAAGACATGGACAAGGATAACAGACATCGAGATGAGAATATGACAAGAGATCATATTCATAGTAGGTCGGATGAAAAGTACTTGAGGGATGGGAAAGAGACTACAGAAGTTAGACAGGGGAAATCTAAGACTCAAGAGACTGACCGTGACAGGGAACGTGACAATGATCGCAATGATCTTGTCAGagattatgatgttgatcataACAACTACCATGAGCGTGACCGAGACTGTGACCGCAGTCGTGACCTTGATCGAAATCGAGTTTGCAATCATGACCGTGGACGTGACCGAGATCGTGATTGTGACTGGGATTGGGACAGGGACAGGGATCGGGATCGGGATCGGGATCGAGATCGTGAATGGGACCGAGATGTTGATCATGATGGATCCTATCTTGATGACCGAAGTGCCAGATATAAAGATAGCCGGGGCAAAAAGAGATCTCCAGATGATCCTGATGATTATCATGATAAGAAATCTAGAGGTCTCAGAGCTCCTTACCTTGATGTAGAAAAGAAATCTTTAAGCAGTGGCAAAGTTGAACCAGATGCTGACAGGCGAAGGTCTCAAGCACGTCAAGCCCATCAGGAGACCACAGTGGGTGTCAGCAGGAGTAAGAGTTCCCCCAGTTCAAGTTCACATGGAGTACCAGATGAGTACAG GCATTTTCAATCTGAAGATTTAAAGTATAGAGATGGGGAGACAGAACAGAGGTCCAGACAAAATTCTTCACGAGATGCAACTGGTTTTTCTGGATCATTGGAGAGAGCTTCTAAGTACAGATCCTCTGAAAGGCCTGGGAAGCCAGATGATGGGTACATGGGAGAGTTATCAGCAGAGAGGCCTTCTAGTTCCAAGGCATCACCTATCGGCTTGGTCGATGGGTCATCCTCATCAATGGGTCTTGAGCGTAAATACATGAGTAGAACTGGTGCCAGGCGGAGTTTGGACGTAGAAGAATCAGGACGGAGGAGCAGTGCTTCCATGGGTGCAAGAGACAGCTCTGTAGCTGAGGACAGATTTGGTCGTGATTTGCCTTTGGCAGATGGGTCTCCTCAGGCAGATTCATCATTTTATAGCAGATCCAATCAGggcatctcttcttcttttgtaacCCCACCAACTACTTTCAGGGGTGGAGTTGGCAGCCCTTCTGTTATGGGTTCACTTGAAGAAGATACTCAAGTTAGTAATGGTGCTCATTACAGAAGGAATAGTGATGCTAACTTGGCAAGAGTGCCGGGAAATGCTTGGAGGGGTCTCCCAAATTGGTCTTCTCCTGTGCCAAATGGCTTTATTCCATTCCAACATGGGCCTCCTCAGGGAGGTTTTCAAACAATGATGCCACAGTTTTCGTCCCCACATATGTTTGGTGTCAGACCCTCTATGGACATTAACCCTCCAGGTATTCCTTATCCTTTTCCTGATGCTGACCGGTTTTCTGGTCATTTGCGCCTGCTTGGATGGCAGAATATGATGGATGGCTCAGGGCCACCTCATTTGCATGGTTGGAATGGAAGTAATGGTGTCTACAGGGATGAACCGCACATGTACGGGGGCCCTGATTGGGACCAGAATAGGCATCATGTGAATGGTCGGGGGTGGGAATCCAGTGGAGATGCGTGGAAGAGACAGAACAGTGATGTGAGTATGGATTTGCCCCCAATGTCCCAGAAAGAGGACCTTCCAATGCAGTCAATGGTTGATGATGTTCATACTGGACAGGTGGGCCAGAAATCACAATATGAGAATAATCATGGGACAGTAGAACCTACAAAAACAGCTTCTATTGTCACTTCTCCTTCTAAAGAGATGCCTAAATCCTCACCAGAAGTTACCCATGAGAAATCGTCTGATCCTACTAAAATATCCAATGAGGATGGTGTTATTCAGTTTTGCCGTGCTTACCTTTCCAAACTTGACATTTCAACAGAACTTACTGATCCAGAGTTGTATGGCCAGTGTATGACCCTATTGAATGTAGAACAGAATGGGACAGCTGACAGAGAGATTAATATTCTCGTCAGTTTGAAG GATGGTGGACGGGCAATATCCAAAAGTTCCAGTAGCTTTTTGGGATTGAAACTCTTGCCTGCGGCTGATGATTCTGTTTTTCAG AGAGCGATGTACCTCTACAAGAAACAAAGGGTAAATCTGGGAACCTTGGAAAATGTTTGCGGTGGGGCATTAGATATCATATCagcttcaaattttgaaaaaatggaGGAACCGGTTGATGTTTGCAATGTTGAGAGGGTGGAAGAGCCAAACTCAATTTCAGATACTGCAATGCAGGATGCACCAGATGAGGAGAAAGCAGAAGTTGTTGTAGCTGCAGTCCCTGGGGATAAGTTGGAAGAGCCGGTTCCTATTTGTGATTTGGCAATACCGGAAGTTCCTAATCAGGATAAAGCAGAACCTGCTGCAGTGTCTGCTGAGGATAAGCTGGAGGAGCCAGCTTCAACTCCTAGTCGGGTGGTGCAGGATCAGGTCACACATACCCCAAACAAGTTGGAAGTGTCGAATGATGGAAGTCCTGTAGAGCCTGTGCAAAATCTAAGTGGGGAAGAAGTTGACAGGATAACTACTGAACAATCAAACAGAGAAGATTCTAGGGGTGATTTCATCGCAACTTCTGATGATGCATCATGTGCGGCCCTTGTTTTGGTCACTGATAGCAAAGGAAATAAGGAGATGAGCAAAGGGGAAGCTTCTGGTGATGCAGTGTGTGGCCCTTCACCTTTATTTCTTTCAGATGGTTCCCCTAATGCATCTGGGACATTGTTGCCTGGATCAAACGAGTCGGTAATTTTAAGTCGGATACATCATTCACCTGAAAGTACACATTGA
- the LOC120003416 gene encoding zinc finger protein CONSTANS-LIKE 16-like isoform X2 produces the protein MYAETGLFFPYLQNFSPENQQLEEYCKSQKPNASLGNLLQTSTISEYDLGGEGDLFKAPEPIIEEPIIGVDPMTLAISMISFADDIILSQGLKVADIESIQSDQLLNDVFYGCSNDLMAKAAIESPLSEVLDIKIPIDHTSENQIQDNNWLPDLPFQKSVSSSCLTSMEWVQGAVVEPSYLDFPRVDLREVYGIRRAFSEGDIEPIIIGSCTAKDRREKLSRYRNKKTKRNFGRKIKYACRKALADSQPRVRGRFAKTEDSSDISKSNSF, from the exons ATGTACGCGGAAACAGGGCTGTTCTTCCcttatcttcaaaatttttctcCAGAAAATCAGCAGCTTGAAGAGTACTGTAAATCCCAGAAACCCAATGCTTCATTG GGCAACCTACTTCAGACCTCTACCATATCAGAATATGATTTGGGGGGAGAAGGGGATCTTTTTAAGGCTCCAGAACCGATCATTGAAGAACCTATTATTGGTGTTGATCCCATGACATTGGCCATTTCAATGATTTCCTTTGCGGATGACATCATCCTCTCGCAAGGACTCAAGGTTGCAGATATTGAATCAATTCAAAGCGACCAGCTTCTGAATGATGTGTTCTACGGGTGCAGCAATGATCTCATGGCAAAAGCTGCTATAGAATCACCGCTCTCCGAGGTTCTGGATATCAAGATTCCTATTGATCATACCAGTGAGAACCAAATTCAAGACAACAATTGGCTTCCTGATTTGCCATTTCAGAAAAGCGTCAGCTCAAGTTGTTTAACCTCAATGGAGTGGGTGCAAGGTGCTGTTGTGGAGCCTAGTTATCTGGATTTTCCTAGAGTGGATCTTAGAGAAGTTTATGGGATACGAAGAGCATTTAGTGAAGGAGACATAGAG CCCATTATTATTGGCAGTTGCACTGCCAAGGATAGGAGGGAAAAGCTTTCCAGGTATCGGAACAAGAAGACAAAGAGGAACTTTGGTAGAAAAATCAAG TACGCTTGTAGGAAAGCTCTTGCAGACAGTCAACCAAGGGTCCGAGGAAGGTTTGCTAAGACTGAAGATTCTTCTGACATTTCCAAGAGCAATAGCTTCTAA
- the LOC120003855 gene encoding uncharacterized protein LOC120003855 isoform X1, which yields MPRSSRHKSSKHSSRDGGDLSDYERDSGVKDRKDSTRESSVRASKELASGERRNLDSKESKESFGSGNGEYSEEYVSSKRRKERVDDSANDRWNGGGLDDRGEKKSKASGESRSTKRRDESVGVYGDGEESGRKNSGKIEGKHRESSRKEGERVKDREGERVKDSERKRKDGKSELLVDGEDHRSVTRQVTEKTESFTQDLLRSPEMDNQFERRIKIKRGGSGDGDKHQDVGDVHGRRQSSKDDITKDRRLKDEKHKDERYRDKYREDMDKDNRHRDENMTRDHIHSRSDEKYLRDGKETTEVRQGKSKTQETDRDRERDNDRNDLVRDYDVDHNNYHERDRDCDRSRDLDRNRVCNHDRGRDRDRDCDWDWDRDRDRDRDRDRDREWDRDVDHDGSYLDDRSARYKDSRGKKRSPDDPDDYHDKKSRGLRAPYLDVEKKSLSSGKVEPDADRRRSQARQAHQETTVGVSRSKSSPSSSSHGVPDEYRHFQSEDLKYRDGETEQRSRQNSSRDATGFSGSLERASKYRSSERPGKPDDGYMGELSAERPSSSKASPIGLVDGSSSSMGLERKYMSRTGARRSLDVEESGRRSSASMGARDSSVAEDRFGRDLPLADGSPQADSSFYSRSNQGISSSFVTPPTTFRGGVGSPSVMGSLEEDTQVSNGAHYRRNSDANLARVPGNAWRGLPNWSSPVPNGFIPFQHGPPQGGFQTMMPQFSSPHMFGVRPSMDINPPGIPYPFPDADRFSGHLRLLGWQNMMDGSGPPHLHGWNGSNGVYRDEPHMYGGPDWDQNRHHVNGRGWESSGDAWKRQNSDVSMDLPPMSQKEDLPMQSMVDDVHTGQVGQKSQYENNHGTVEPTKTASIVTSPSKEMPKSSPEVTHEKSSDPTKISNEDGVIQFCRAYLSKLDISTELTDPELYGQCMTLLNVEQNGTADREINILVSLKDGGRAISKSSSSFLGLKLLPAADDSVFQRAMYLYKKQRVNLGTLENVCGGALDIISASNFEKMEEPVDVCNVERVEEPNSISDTAMQDAPDEEKAEVVVAAVPGDKLEEPVPICDLAIPEVPNQDKAEPAAVSAEDKLEEPASTPSRVVQDQVTHTPNKLEVSNDGSPVEPVQNLSGEEVDRITTEQSNREDSRGDFIATSDDASCAALVLVTDSKGNKEMSKGEASGDAVCGPSPLFLSDGSPNASGTLLPGSNESVILSRIHHSPESTH from the exons ATGCCTCGCAGTTCACGGCACAAATCGAGTAAGCACAGTTCGAGGGATGGAGGGGATTTGTCGGATTACGAGAGAGATTCAGGCGTGAAGGATCGGAAGGACTCGACGAGAGAGAGTAGTGTCAGGGCTTCCAAAGAGTTGGCCTCTGGTGAGAGGCGAAATCTTGATTCGAAGGAAAGCAAGGAGTCTTTTGGGTCTGGAAACGGAGAGTATTCGGAGGAATATGTTTCTTCGAAGCGGCGTAAGGAGAGAGTGGATGACAGCGCGAACGACAGGTGGAATGGTGGGGGCCTAGATGACCGCGGGGAGAAGAAGTCTAAGGCTTCGGGTGAATCAAGGAGTACTAAGAGGAGGGATGAAAGTGTCGGAGTCTACGGTGACGGTGAGGAGTCTGGGAGGAAGAATAGTGGAAAGATTGAAGGGAAGCATCGGGAATCTAGTCGAAAGGAAGGGGAGAGGGTGAAGGACAGAGAAGGGGAGAGGGTGAAGGACAgcgaaaggaaaagaaaagatgggAAGAGTGAGCTGTTGGTTGATGGTGAAGATCACCGTAGCGTGACACGGCAAGTTACTGAAAAAACAG AGTCTTTCACACAGGATTTGTTACGAAGTCCTGAAATGGATAACCAGTTTGAGAGACGAATTAAGATAAAGAGAGGTGGTTCTGGTGATGGGGATAAGCATCAGGATGTTGGAGATGTCCATGGCAGACGCCAATCTTCTAAGGATGATATTACCAAGGACAGAAGATTAAAGGATGAAAAGCATAAGGATGAAAGATACAGAGATAAATACCGAGAAGACATGGACAAGGATAACAGACATCGAGATGAGAATATGACAAGAGATCATATTCATAGTAGGTCGGATGAAAAGTACTTGAGGGATGGGAAAGAGACTACAGAAGTTAGACAGGGGAAATCTAAGACTCAAGAGACTGACCGTGACAGGGAACGTGACAATGATCGCAATGATCTTGTCAGagattatgatgttgatcataACAACTACCATGAGCGTGACCGAGACTGTGACCGCAGTCGTGACCTTGATCGAAATCGAGTTTGCAATCATGACCGTGGACGTGACCGAGATCGTGATTGTGACTGGGATTGGGACAGGGACAGGGATCGGGATCGGGATCGGGATCGAGATCGTGAATGGGACCGAGATGTTGATCATGATGGATCCTATCTTGATGACCGAAGTGCCAGATATAAAGATAGCCGGGGCAAAAAGAGATCTCCAGATGATCCTGATGATTATCATGATAAGAAATCTAGAGGTCTCAGAGCTCCTTACCTTGATGTAGAAAAGAAATCTTTAAGCAGTGGCAAAGTTGAACCAGATGCTGACAGGCGAAGGTCTCAAGCACGTCAAGCCCATCAGGAGACCACAGTGGGTGTCAGCAGGAGTAAGAGTTCCCCCAGTTCAAGTTCACATGGAGTACCAGATGAGTACAG GCATTTTCAATCTGAAGATTTAAAGTATAGAGATGGGGAGACAGAACAGAGGTCCAGACAAAATTCTTCACGAGATGCAACTGGTTTTTCTGGATCATTGGAGAGAGCTTCTAAGTACAGATCCTCTGAAAGGCCTGGGAAGCCAGATGATGGGTACATGGGAGAGTTATCAGCAGAGAGGCCTTCTAGTTCCAAGGCATCACCTATCGGCTTGGTCGATGGGTCATCCTCATCAATGGGTCTTGAGCGTAAATACATGAGTAGAACTGGTGCCAGGCGGAGTTTGGACGTAGAAGAATCAGGACGGAGGAGCAGTGCTTCCATGGGTGCAAGAGACAGCTCTGTAGCTGAGGACAGATTTGGTCGTGATTTGCCTTTGGCAGATGGGTCTCCTCAGGCAGATTCATCATTTTATAGCAGATCCAATCAGggcatctcttcttcttttgtaacCCCACCAACTACTTTCAGGGGTGGAGTTGGCAGCCCTTCTGTTATGGGTTCACTTGAAGAAGATACTCAAGTTAGTAATGGTGCTCATTACAGAAGGAATAGTGATGCTAACTTGGCAAGAGTGCCGGGAAATGCTTGGAGGGGTCTCCCAAATTGGTCTTCTCCTGTGCCAAATGGCTTTATTCCATTCCAACATGGGCCTCCTCAGGGAGGTTTTCAAACAATGATGCCACAGTTTTCGTCCCCACATATGTTTGGTGTCAGACCCTCTATGGACATTAACCCTCCAGGTATTCCTTATCCTTTTCCTGATGCTGACCGGTTTTCTGGTCATTTGCGCCTGCTTGGATGGCAGAATATGATGGATGGCTCAGGGCCACCTCATTTGCATGGTTGGAATGGAAGTAATGGTGTCTACAGGGATGAACCGCACATGTACGGGGGCCCTGATTGGGACCAGAATAGGCATCATGTGAATGGTCGGGGGTGGGAATCCAGTGGAGATGCGTGGAAGAGACAGAACAGTGATGTGAGTATGGATTTGCCCCCAATGTCCCAGAAAGAGGACCTTCCAATGCAGTCAATGGTTGATGATGTTCATACTGGACAGGTGGGCCAGAAATCACAATATGAGAATAATCATGGGACAGTAGAACCTACAAAAACAGCTTCTATTGTCACTTCTCCTTCTAAAGAGATGCCTAAATCCTCACCAGAAGTTACCCATGAGAAATCGTCTGATCCTACTAAAATATCCAATGAGGATGGTGTTATTCAGTTTTGCCGTGCTTACCTTTCCAAACTTGACATTTCAACAGAACTTACTGATCCAGAGTTGTATGGCCAGTGTATGACCCTATTGAATGTAGAACAGAATGGGACAGCTGACAGAGAGATTAATATTCTCGTCAGTTTGAAG GATGGTGGACGGGCAATATCCAAAAGTTCCAGTAGCTTTTTGGGATTGAAACTCTTGCCTGCGGCTGATGATTCTGTTTTTCAG AGAGCGATGTACCTCTACAAGAAACAAAGGGTAAATCTGGGAACCTTGGAAAATGTTTGCGGTGGGGCATTAGATATCATATCagcttcaaattttgaaaaaatggaGGAACCGGTTGATGTTTGCAATGTTGAGAGGGTGGAAGAGCCAAACTCAATTTCAGATACTGCAATGCAGGATGCACCAGATGAGGAGAAAGCAGAAGTTGTTGTAGCTGCAGTCCCTGGGGATAAGTTGGAAGAGCCGGTTCCTATTTGTGATTTGGCAATACCGGAAGTTCCTAATCAGGATAAAGCAGAACCTGCTGCAGTGTCTGCTGAGGATAAGCTGGAGGAGCCAGCTTCAACTCCTAGTCGGGTGGTGCAGGATCAGGTCACACATACCCCAAACAAGTTGGAAGTGTCGAATGATGGAAGTCCTGTAGAGCCTGTGCAAAATCTAAGTGGGGAAGAAGTTGACAGGATAACTACTGAACAATCAAACAGAGAAGATTCTAGGGGTGATTTCATCGCAACTTCTGATGATGCATCATGTGCGGCCCTTGTTTTGGTCACTGATAGCAAAGGAAATAAGGAGATGAGCAAAGGGGAAGCTTCTGGTGATGCAGTGTGTGGCCCTTCACCTTTATTTCTTTCAGATGGTTCCCCTAATGCATCTGGGACATTGTTGCCTGGATCAAACGAGTCGGTAATTTTAAGTCGGATACATCATTCACCTGAAAGTACACATTGA